The genome window taataataaaataaaataaaagaccTACAACACAACTGTGAACTCAATAACAGAAAAGAATTACATTTCTCACCTGCCTGATTGCATGTCTGTAATGCTGACGAATATTCTCTTCAGGAAGCTGCTTACAGCATCGG of Meleagris gallopavo isolate NT-WF06-2002-E0010 breed Aviagen turkey brand Nicholas breeding stock unplaced genomic scaffold, Turkey_5.1 ChrUn_random_7180001912329, whole genome shotgun sequence contains these proteins:
- the LYRM9 gene encoding LYR motif-containing protein 9, with the protein product MAPLPNAGLVRNALQLYRYLLRCCKQLPEENIRQHYRHAIRQVRNVILFCY